A single region of the Macadamia integrifolia cultivar HAES 741 unplaced genomic scaffold, SCU_Mint_v3 scaffold2201, whole genome shotgun sequence genome encodes:
- the LOC122066055 gene encoding probable calcium-binding protein CML41: protein MATAVLSKQTLSKWFSNKSFVLSAHRLHHHSKQESNDELQQIFRRLDTNGNGKIEGFELRSYFASIREFMSPKEAQGVINELDAAGGDNLMLDFDDFEKLMEREGGNDDLKRGFDMFALMGSGSITTEGLQRIFSCLGNKMSNEECKTIIQAFDLNGDCVIDFSEFQQLMA from the coding sequence ATGGCAACTGCTGTTCTTTCCAAGCAAACCTTATCCAAATGGTTCTCCAACAAGAGCTTCGTGCTAAGCGCCCATCGCCTTCATCATCATTCGAAACAGGAATCAAACGATGAACTCCAACAAATATTTCGTCGCTTGGACACTAATGGGAACGGAAAGATCGAAGGCTTTGAACTCAGATCCTACTTTGCCTCCATAAGGGAGTTCATGTCACCTAAGGAGGCTCAAGGTGTGATCAATGAACTGGATGCAGCAGGTGGTGACAATTTGATGCTCGACTTTGACGATTTTGAGAAGTTGATGGAACGTGAAGGTGGTAATGATGATCTGAAAAGAGGGTTTGATATGTTCGCATTGATGGGTTCTGGGTCCATTACAACAGAGGGCTTGCAGAGGATCTTCAGTTGCCTTGGCAACAAAATGTCCAATGAAGAGTGCAAGACCATCATACAGGCATTCGACCTCAACGGCGACTGTGTGATTGACTTCTCTGAGTTCCAGCAGTTGATGGCTTAG